A window of the Henckelia pumila isolate YLH828 chromosome 3, ASM3356847v2, whole genome shotgun sequence genome harbors these coding sequences:
- the LOC140889124 gene encoding uncharacterized protein translates to MKVFWSEQCEKSFAELKERLMSAPVLVIPKGTGHFVVYTNAFKNGLGFVLMQDDKGIEYASRQLKVHEKNYPTHDLELEAVVFALKLWRHYLYDEKCQIFTDHRRLKYFFTQEKLNMRQRRWLEFEKNYNCEISYHPSKANVNIEHQRPAGLLKPFPIPTWKWEDVTMDFVVGFPVTPRRMKSILVIVESYQSTIGMAPYDALYGWRCRTPLHWDKVGERAVLVPEIATQTIDVIAKIRDRMLTAQSRQKSYADQRRKDFEFEVGNHVFLKVSGNHVFLKVSPWKGVMRKYVANPSHVFHHEPLEWKPNLSFQEIPVQILDREVRRLRNREILLVKILWRNQLVEEATCETEQDMRARYPELFGNDNIDAFIDDYVGGHEEEAGEILDADLPKQFKLPHVGEYDGKGDPEENLARFENVALLHKYSDQIKCRDFLTTLIGPSQQWFNTLCPGEIKEFKDFSKSFLHHFASSKKHPTTTFSLFAIKQREHENL, encoded by the exons ATGAAGGTCTTTTGGTCTGAGCAGTGTGAGAAAAGCTTCGCAGAATTGAAGGAAAGACTGATGTCAGCGCCAGTGTTAGTAATTCCAAAAGGCACAGGTCATTTTGTGGTTTACACCAATGCTTTTAAGAATGGATTAGGGTTTGTTTTGATGCAGGATGATAAAGGTATAGAATATGCATCTCGACAGTTGAAGGTCCATGAGAAGAACTACCCgactcatgatcttgagttagaggcagttgtatttgctttgaagctgTGGAGACACTATTTGTATGATGAAAAgtgtcagattttcactgatcatagaAGACTAAAGTACTTTTTCACTCAGGagaagttgaacatgaggcagagaagatggctGGAATTTGAGAAGAACTACAACTGTGAAATTAGCTACCATCCaagtaaggctaat gtgaatATTGAGCACCAGAGGCCGGCAGGACTTCTGAAACCATTTCCAATACCCACATGGAAGTGGGAAGATGTTACGATGGATTTCGTGGTAGGATTTCCAGTTACACCGCGAAGAATGAAGTCGATTTTGGTGATAGTTGAAAG TTATCAATcaactattggcatggctccgtATGATGCATTGTATGGGTGGAGATGTAGAACTCCCTTACATTGGGATAAAGTAGGAGAGAGAGCTGTTTTGGTGCCAGAGATAGCGACTCAGACGATAGATGTGATAGCCAAGATCAGAGACAGAATGTTGACAGCACAAAGTCGACAAAAGAGTTATGCCGATCAGCGGCGTAAGGATTTTGAGTTTGAAGTAGGTAACcatgtattcttgaaggtgtcaggTAACcatgtattcttgaaggtgtcaccatgGAAGGGTGTTATGAG GAAGTATGTGGCAAACCCTTCCCATGTTTTTCATCATGAGCCACTGGAGTGGAAGCCAAATTTGTCTTTCCAGGAGATTCCTGTTCAAATCTTGGACAGAGAAGTTCGTAGATTGAGGAACAGAGAGATCCTACTGGTGAAGATTCTTTGGCGCAACCAGTTGGTTGAGGAAGCTACCTGTGAGACTGAGCAGGATATGCGAGCACGCTATCCTGAGCTGTTTG gtaatgataaTATTGATGCATTCATTGATGACTATGTGGGTGGACATGAAGAGGAGGCAGGG GAGATATTGGACGCCGACCTTCCCAAACAATTTAAGTTGCCTCACGTCGGGGAGTATGATGGTAAAGGAGATCCAGAGGAAAATCTAGCACGCTTTGAGAATGTAGCTCTGTTGCACAAATATTCTGACCAGATCAAGTGTAGGGATTTCCTTACTACTCTTATAGGACCATCCCAGCAATGGTTCAATACGCTATGCCCTGGGGAGATCAAGGAATTCAAGGATTTTAGTAAATCTTTTTTGCATCACTTCGCTAGCAGCAAGAAGCATCCTACTACAACTTTCAGCCTCTTTGCAATCAAGCAACGTGAACATGAAAATTTATAG
- the LOC140889125 gene encoding uncharacterized protein, with protein MEIDNQIVHNGMTLSFGPEDLKGVSSNHNDALVIRVMVANYDVTRIFVDSGSSVNVLFYNGRKTRIVSFIIVDAPYAYNFILGRPSMTTFMVVASALHQKMKFPVGNEEVRIEQKVTRTDSDDISGLFGMEKGNLIEDTSVTAEEEIEEIMISPPSVMVKIARTLEAQLKQPLLECLEKNKDFFAWSVSDLIGVRREVTEHKLNVIKGCRLIIQKKRHFGPEKDAIIKEQVDELLRAGHIKEIHFPTWLSNIVLVPKSSGKWRMCVDFWDLNKACPKDCYPLPRID; from the exons atggagATTGACAATCAGATTGTCCATAATGGCATGACCCTCTCTTTTGGGCCGGAAGATTTGAAAGGGGTTTCTAGCAACCATAATGATGCGCTGGTAATAAGGGTCATGGTCGCAAATTATGATGTAACCCGGATATTTGTGGATTCAGGCAGTTCTGTCAATGTTCTATTCTA CAACGGTCGCAAGACCAGGATTGTGAGTTTCATTATAGTAGATGCTCCATATGCATATAATTTCATACTAGGTAGACCTTCCATGACCACTTTCATGGTTGTCGCATCAGCTCTGCATCAGAAAATGAAGTTCCCAGTTGGTAATGAG GAGGTCAGAATAGAGCAAAAGGTGACCAGGACTGATAGTGATGACATATCTGGACTTTTTGGCATGGAAAAGGGCAACCTGATAGAGGACACATCTGTCACTGCTGAAGAAGAAATTGAGGAAATCATGATCTCACCTCCTTCTGTGATGGTAAAAATTGCTCGCACCCTTGAAGCACAGTTAAAGCAACCTTTATTGGAAtgcttggaaaaaaataaagattttttcGCATGGTCAGTGTCAGACCTGATAGGGGTACGCCGGGAGGTAACAGAACACAAGCTTAATGTAATAAAGGGTTGTCGCCTTATTATCCAAAAGAAACGACATTTTGGTCCTGAAAAAGATGCGATAATAAAGGAACAAGTAGACGAGTTACTCAGGGCTGGACACATTAAGGAAATCCACTTCCCAACCTGGTTGTCTAACATAGTTCTAGTTCCAAAGTCTTCTGGAAAATGGCGCATGTGTGTGGACTTTTGGGATTTGAACAAGGCCTGCCCGAAAGACTGTTACCCTTTACCTAGAATCGATTAG